A genome region from Eremothecium cymbalariae DBVPG#7215 chromosome 4, complete sequence includes the following:
- a CDS encoding peroxiredoxin (similar to Ashbya gossypii AER312W) has product MVAQVQKPAPKFTKTAVVDGVFEEVSLEKYAGQYVVLAFIPLAFTFVCPTEIIAFSEAAKKFEALGAKVLFASTDSEFSLLAWTNVARKDGGLGSVDIPLVADTNHSLSRDYGVLIEEEGIALRGLFIIDGKGIVRHITINDLPVGRNVEEALRLVEGFKWTEQSGTVLPCNWTPGAATIKPSLEESKEYFGSANN; this is encoded by the coding sequence ATGGTTGCTCAAGTTCAGAAGCCTGCCCCAAAGTTTACGAAGACTGCAGTGGTCGACGGTGTGTTTGAGGAGGtttctttggaaaaataCGCGGGTCAGTACGTTGTTTTGGCGTTTATTCCATTGGCGTTCACCTTTGTCTGTCCAACGGAGATCATTGCGTTCTCTGAAGCTGCCAAAAAATTCGAAGCTCTTGGAGCGAAGGTTTTGTTTGCCTCCACGGACTCCGAGTTTTCCTTGTTGGCATGGACCAACGTTGCTAGAAAGGACGGTGGTTTGGGGTCCGTTGACATTCCATTGGTTGCCGACACCAACCACTCTTTGTCCAGGGACTATGGTGTGTTGATCGAGGAAGAAGGTATTGCCTTGAGAGGGTTGTTCATTATCGATGGCAAGGGTATTGTCAGACACATCACTATCAATGACTTGCCAGTTGGCAGAAACGTGGAGGAGGCTTTGAGATTGGTAGAGGGCTTCAAGTGGACTGAACAGAGCGGCACTGTCTTGCCATGTAACTGGACCCCAGGCGCCGCCACCATCAAGCCAAGCCTAGAGGAGTCCAAGGAATACTTTGGATCTGCTAACAACTGA
- the USA1 gene encoding Usa1p (similar to Ashbya gossypii AER311W) yields MEYQALSPIRFSIYSSNSELTCSNLFVSASPKSSVARLLQFVHWSLYVRGVKRLELPSHYALKYLNQELALTTLCSEIGDNGMCLLRLELDRRQNLGATSISLEYDLETEFLTTNVQFHIYALSIEKFCTVIKYDIPLTSSISDLRRMASDILNEYETKSSKNLCSVKNHSPDDLTAFQIAGRAHPIDMSVNGSEMELSGVRLKDLLGFDFAPAHSSHCSIMFKANHSQDNNGIVLEFVSDSTLIMNKMNVAMDTTVQDVKEFICSVYGHALRISPSDIMLVYGGQLIDDANYAGRSCRILEYISDTNYRKLHVKINEEFNQPGGPGFWSELFSSPDRFSFNPIRPNSSPYQHAYQHVHEITPATSATFMNRTPYNNLQHLTSFSSMVTPSDMSLAANAQNSTNPNLGMYHPRTLKQTIQPELQFFLTEDGQPLERTGEIFEKVKVNEKSFFVAKQEFDGNINELTISGHLIRISSDDYYTLPDQILLKPNVVRKIESILGTRVQQFQVPDDPSRSFQFQHSDSENCLHPPYRTSDNDSVATTTATVSNNSRQDLLREKLKCLYRAVKSSLPLMFTALVQAFIATITVVFSGIIFLKFGYVFGTFCLLCLCQKLDQLFEIWVECCYGADSTIGEQEMAALKRVVAGPLPAGIIRFNKYLIISQMEQVLASKLESDPELKSRLCENYSIEEDVPLLAVVPSILYRSSLPIYKDRNFEPLRALFADLLQSISDDLDNFPTVRAPQLRLIMFLRFYIFYKNLQRFRIMNYMSRIFLALYDYLNGGLMLQVLTDPTKDSFLLATAKNILLFILMLAPLFQDQFEQIMTQRAARNTDALEPAISNQENVQIQNENGNNNNHYNNNNNMEIDTAAQASSSNESQQPETIPTAPGSLHASGAEIHDLDFEVDMGID; encoded by the coding sequence ATGGAATACCAGGCTTTGTCACCAATACGGTTTAGcatatattcatcaaattcGGAGCTAACATGCTCGAATTTATTTGTGAGTGCATCTCCAAAGTCATCCGTGGCCCGGTTATTACAATTTGTGCATTGGTCTCTATATGTTAGAGGGGTTAAGAGATTAGAATTACCATCCCATTATGCTCTAAAGTATTTAAATCAAGAGTTAGCGTTAACTACGTTGTGCAGTGAGATTGGGGATAATGGTATGTGTCTGCTTCGGTTGGAATTGGATCGTAGACAGAATTTGGGAGCCACATCCATTAGCTTGGAGTACGATCTAGAGACGGAATTTTTAACGACGAACGTGCAATTCCATATATATGCGTTGTctattgaaaagttttgcACGGTGATAAAATATGATATCCCTTTGACCTCGTCGATTTCTGATTTAAGGCGGATGGCCAGTGATATATTGAATGAATATGAAACgaaaagttcaaagaaCCTCTGTTCAGTTAAGAACCACTCTCCGGATGACCTTACAGCATTCCAAATAGCTGGTAGGGCACATCCGATAGATATGTCCGTCAATGGCTCCGAGATGGAACTTTCCGGTGTCAGATTAAAGGACTTGTTGGGATTTGATTTTGCACCAGCACATTCATCCCACTGTTCTATTATGTTTAAGGCGAACCATAGTCAAGATAATAATGGGAttgttttggaatttgtGTCTGATTCTACCTTGATAATGAACAAGATGAATGTGGCAATGGATACTACTGTCCAAGATGTCAAAGAATTTATTTGTTCTGTTTATGGCCATGCGTTACGGATATCTCCTTCTGACATTATGCTCGTTTATGGAGGTCAGTTGATAGATGATGCCAATTATGCGGGAAGATCTTGCAGAATTCTGGAATACATATCGGACACAAACTATAGAAAACTACATGTAAAAATCAATGAAGAGTTCAATCAACCGGGTGGCCCAGGATTTTGGTCCGAGTTGTTTTCTAGTCCTGATAGGTTTTCGTTTAATCCCATTCGGCCTAATTCTTCACCTTATCAGCATGCATATCAGCATGTACACGAAATTACGCCTGCAACATCTGCAACCTTTATGAATCGAACCCCTTACAACAATTTACAACACCTAACTagtttttcttcaatggtCACTCCATCAGACATGTCTCTTGCTGCAAATGCACAGAATTCTACAAATCCAAACCTCGGGATGTATCATCCACGGACACTGAAGCAGACAATTCAACCTGAGctccaattttttttaactgAAGATGGCCAACCCCTGGAAAGGACaggtgaaatatttgaaaaagtgAAGGTAAATGAGAAGTCCTTTTTTGTAGCCAAACAAGAGTTCGATGGAAACATTAATGAACTAACTATAAGTGGTCATTTGATCCGTATTAGCTCTGACGACTATTACACCCTTCCTGATCAAATTCTTTTAAAGCCCAATGTCGTGAGGAAGATAGAATCAATACTAGGAACACGAGTTCAACAGTTCCAAGTACCAGATGATCCATCTCGATCGTTCCAATTCCAACATTCTGATTCTGAGAACTGTTTGCACCCACCATATAGGACTTCGGACAACGATTCAGTAGCCACCACAACAGCCACCGTCTCGAACAATAGTCGACAAGATCTTTTGAGAGAGAAGCTGAAATGTTTGTATAGGGCCGTCAAGTCGAGTTTACCCCTCATGTTCACAGCACTCGTACAGGCTTTTATTGCCACCATCACGGTGGTGTTCAGTGGCATCATTTTCCTGAAATTCGGATACGTATTCGGCACCTTCTGCCTCCTATGCTTGTGCCAAAAACTAGACCAACTCTTTGAAATCTGGGTCGAGTGCTGCTATGGTGCCGATAGTACTATTGGTGAACAAGAAATGGCCGCCTTAAAACGCGTAGTTGCTGGTCCCCTACCGGCAGGCATCATCCGATTCAATAAATACCTAATTATCAGCCAAATGGAACAAGTCCTTGCCTCGAAACTAGAATCCGACCCAGAACTCAAATCCCGTCTATGTGAAAACTATTCCATCGAAGAGGACGTCCCCCTTCTGGCAGTTGTCCCATCCATTTTGTATCGGTCCTCCCTTCCAATATACAAAGACAGAAACTTTGAGCCCCTCCGCGCCCTATTCGCTGACCTCCTACAAAGCATCAGCGATGACCTGGATAACTTCCCGACTGTCCGCGCCCCGCAATTGCGTCTAATCATGTTTCTACGTTTCTATATCTTCTACAAAAACCTCCAGCGCTTTAGAATCATGAACTACATGTCAAGAATCTTCCTCGCCCTCTACGACTACCTCAACGGTGGCCTAATGCTCCAAGTCCTGACAGATCCCACAAAGGACTCGTTCCTACTGGCCACTGCCAAAAACATCCTCTTATTCATACTAATGCTGGCACCCCTCTTCCAAGACCaatttgaacaaattatGACTCAGCGTGCAGCCCGCAATACCGACGCCCTAGAACCAGCCATATCTAATCAAGaaaatgttcaaattcaaaatgaaaatggaaataataataaccactacaataacaacaacaatatgGAAATCGATACCGCTGCTCAAGCCTCGTCATCCAACGAATCGCAGCAACCGGAAACGATCCCAACTGCACCTGGCTCATTACACGCCTCAGGTGCTGAAATACACGATCTAGACTTTGAGGTGGACATGGGCATCGATTGA
- the RCF1 gene encoding respiratory supercomplex assembly factor RCF1 (similar to Ashbya gossypii AER310W), which yields MSYLPSSFDGADDEAEMDFYSRMIFNCKQQPLVPLGTLLTTGAVILAVKNLRSGNKESAQKWFRMRVAMQASTLVALVAGSYFYGTSKKEAKAKEEVLREKAKMREKLWIRELERRDEETQMRKKRAEMARLKAQHMEKETSKLEEELRELESATRK from the coding sequence ATGTCTTACCTTCCTTCGAGTTTTGACGGTGCGGATGATGAAGCTGAAATGGATTTTTATAGCAGGATGATCTTCAACTGTAAGCAGCAACCGCTGGTGCCCCTTGGGACTCTGTTGACCACTGGAGCTGTGATTCTAGCAGTTAAGAATCTGAGATCTGGCAACAAAGAAAGTGCCCAGAAATGGTTCCGCATGCGTGTTGCAATGCAGGCGAGCACGCTGGTTGCCTTAGTGGCAGGGTCATATTTTTATGGCACGtcaaagaaagaagctAAAGCCAAGGAGGAGGTGCTTAGAGAGAAAGCCAAGATGCGTGAGAAACTCTGGATTCGAGAACTTGAAAGACGAGATGAAGAAACCCAgatgagaaagaaaagagcAGAAATGGCTCGCTTAAAGGCTCAGCATATGGAGAAGGAGACCTCCAAGctggaagaagaattaCGGGAGCTAGAATCTGCTACAAGGAAATAA
- the GUK1 gene encoding guanylate kinase (similar to Ashbya gossypii AER309W) has protein sequence MNFVRAMPRPIVVSGPSGTGKSTLLKKLFAEFPDTFGFSVSSTTRKPRVGEVEGKDYHFVSVDEFKSMIKQNEFIEWAEFSGNYYGTTVASVKDVMDAKKICILDIDMQGVKSVKNTDLNARLVFLAPPSLVALKERLIGRGTETEESINKRIAAAAKELEYAQSGAHDRNIVNDDLEKAYSELKEFIFSQD, from the coding sequence ATGAATTTCGTTAGAGCTATGCCCCGTCCCATTGTTGTATCTGGTCCAAGTGGTACAGGCAAGTCCACgttattgaaaaagctgTTTGCAGAGTTTCCAGATACCTTTGGTTTCTCAGTTTCATCGACAACTAGAAAGCCTCGAGTCGGTGAGGTTGAGGGCAAGGATTATCATTTTGTTTCTGTCGATGAGTTTAAGTCGATGATTAAGCAAAACGAGTTCATTGAGTGGGCAGAGTTCTCTGGAAACTATTACGGCACCACAGTTGCTTCAGTAAAGGATGTAATGGATGCCAAGAAAATCTGTATTTTAGATATCGATATGCAGGGCGTTAAATCGGTCAAGAATACCGATTTAAATGCGAGATTGGTATTCCTGGCTCCACCCTCGTTGGTTGCGTTGAAGGAAAGATTGATCGGAAGAGGCACTGAAACGGAGGAATCAATCAACAAGAGAATTGCGGCAGCTGCTAAAGAACTTGAGTACGCTCAGTCAGGTGCCCATGATAGGAACATTGTTAACGATGACTTGGAAAAGGCTTATTCAGAGTTGAAGGAATTCATCTTTTCACAAGATTGA
- the NHX1 gene encoding bifunctional K:H/Na:H antiporter NHX1 (similar to Ashbya gossypii AER308C): MRNKWLYCVLSLAFKIAWAVAAKNGRGDENLPTPNNPDTGQPDDEDPGDVVNPSTEEIFRSWSLFILLFLLISALWSSYYLSQRRIRAVHETVLSIFYGMIAGLIIRLSPGHYIQDSVTFSSSYFFNVLLPPIILNSGYELNQVNFFSNIVSILTFAIPGTFISAVVLGVILYLWTALGLESTNISFVDALSVGATLSATDPVTILSIFNAYKVDPKLYTIIFGESLLNDAISIVIFETCQKFHGRPVKFSSFYEGIGLFLMTFTVSLLIGVMIGILVALILKHSHIRRHPQIESCLVLLIAYQSYFFSNGCHMSGIVSLLFCGITLKHYAYYNMSRRTQITIKYIFQLLGRLSENFIFIYLGLELFTEVELIYKPLLIIVTAISICIARWCAVFPLSNFVNWLYRVRVMRSVGIASSSMAIPDEIPYQYQMMTFWAGLRGAVGVALAIGIRGEFKFTLLATVLVVVVLTVIIFGGTTAGMLEILNIKTGCIDEIDESDDEFDIEAPRPVHLSSSTDIAYSDDSANVESGTSDFPPMVQPLGRDLGGQDQGGPPKRSVDRKNIRETLSNILQGDAEWFNRFDEEVLKPVFLDNPSSSPSGLNGHGTTNNNLSNRRQ, translated from the coding sequence ATGAGAAATAAATGGCTTTATTGTGTTTTGTCGCTTGCATTTAAGATTGCATGGGCTGTAGCAGCTAAAAACGGGCGTGGGGATGAGAACTTGCCTACTCCTAATAATCCAGATACGGGGCAGccagatgatgaggatcCAGGGGATGTTGTCAATCCGAGCACTGAAGAGATATTCAGATCATGGTCACTTTTTATCCTGTTATTTCTGTTGATTTCCGCATTATGGTCGAGTTATTATCTCTCTCAGAGGAGAATACGTGCAGTGCATGAAACTGTACTGTCTATTTTCTACGGTATGATCGCTGGGCTCATTATAAGATTATCTCCTGGTCACTATATTCAAGATTCGGTAACTTTTAGTTCAtcttatttcttcaatgtTCTTTTACCGCCAATCATATTGAATTCTGGTTATGAGCTGAACCAAGTGAATTTTTTCAGCAATATAGTGTCAATTTTGACATTTGCAATTCCGGGAACGTTTATTTCAGCTGTAGTTTTGGGTGTCATACTATATTTATGGACGGCATTGGGGCTGGAATCTACCAATATTTCGTTTGTGGATGCTTTGTCAGTTGGTGCCACATTGTCGGCTACGGATCCAGTGACGATTCTGTCCATATTCAATGCCTACAAGGTTGATCCTAAACTGTACACCATTATATTCGGTGAGTCGCTTCTAAATGACGCCATTTCTATTGTTATTTTCGAGACATGCCAGAAATTCCATGGGAGACCAGTAAAATTTAGCTCATTCTATGAAGGTATTGGGCTATTTTTAATGACCTTTACTGTTTCACTTCTTATTGGTGTGATGATTGGTATTCTAGTGGCGCTAATTTTGAAGCATAGCCACATAAGACGACACCCACAAATTGAAAGCTGTCTAGTTTTGCTAATCGCTTACCAATCGTACTTCTTCTCCAATGGTTGTCACATGTCAGGTATCGTTTCGTTATTGTTCTGTGGAATTACATTGAAGCACTACGCATACTACAATATGTCACGTAGAACACAGATTACTATCAAGTATATTTTCCAGCTCCTCGGTAGGTTATCAGAAAactttatctttatttatTTAGGCCTAGAATTGTTCACTGAGGTGGAGTTGATTTACAAGCCATTACTGATAATTGTTACAGCGATATCTATATGCATAGCGCGTTGGTGCGCAGTTTTCCCGCTGTCTAATTTCGTGAATTGGTTGTACAGAGTGAGAGTCATGAGATCCGTCGGTATagcatcctcatcaatGGCAATTCCAGATGAGATTCCTTATCAATACCAAATGATGACATTTTGGGCGGGTTTGCGCGGTGCCGTTGGTGTTGCATTGGCAATAGGCATCCGAGGAGAATTCAAGTTTACCTTACTAGCTACagttcttgttgttgtggtgCTCACAGTTATTATCTTTGGTGGTACTACTGCAGGTATGCTTGAAATCCTGAATATCAAAACAGGTTGTATTGATGAGATAGACGAaagtgatgatgagtttGATATAGAAGCACCTCGTCCAGTTCATTtgtcttcatcaacagataTTGCTTACTCTGATGATAGTGCCAATGTTGAAAGTGGCACATCAGACTTCCCTCCAATGGTGCAGCCTTTAGGTCGTGATCTGGGCGGACAAGATCAAGGCGGGCCACCTAAGAGGTCTGTAGACAGGAAGAACATCAGGGAGACATTAAGTAACATTTTACAAGGTGATGCGGAATGGTTTAATAGATTTGATGAGGAAGTCCTAAAACCTGTGTTTTTGGATAATCCTTCGTCGTCGCCGTCCGGCTTGAATGGGCACGGGACGACCAATAACAATTTAAGCAATAGGCGTCAATAA